The Streptomyces noursei ATCC 11455 sequence GATCGGGCGGGCGCCCTGGAGCTTGTCCCGGCCGCGGCCGACCGCCTCCAGGGTCTTGGTCAGGACGGCCTGAAAGGCACCGAACTTGGCGTCCACATAGGTGTCGGCGCGCTGCTTGAGGGTTTCCGGGTCGGCGCTGCGCTCAGGGGCCTCGACGTCCTCGTGGCCCATTTCGTCGAGGCCGGGGCCGCGACCGAGCAGCTTCTCGCGGCCGCGGTCGACGGCGCCGATGGTCTTGGTGAGCACGACCTCGAAGTTGGCGAGCTTGCTGTCGACGTAGTCGTCGGCCTGGATGCGGATCTCCTCGGCCTCCTGGCGGGCCTCGGCCAGGAGGCGGTCCGCCTCGTCCTGAGCCTGTCGGACCACCTCGGTGTCCGAGATCAGCGAACCGCGCTGGCTGTGCGCGGACTCGATGATCCGCTCGGCCTCGGCGCGGGCCTCCTCCACCATCTGCTCGCGCCCGCCGAGGAGTTCCTGCGCCTGGGCCAGGGAACCGGGCAGCGCGCCGCGCACTTCCTCCAGCATGGCGAGCAGCTCGGCGCGGTTGACCACGCACGAGGCCGACATGGGCACGGACCGGGCGCTGCCGACGGCTGCGACGATGTCGTCGAGCTTCTTCTGGACGTCCACCTTGGACTCGCCACTCTCTGCAGGATCGTAAGGACGGAACGGGACGACTGTACGGCCAGGAGCCCCCGTCCCGACACCTGCTGACGATCCGTCAGAACAGGGTCGGTCCTACCGCACCGGGTGCCGGGTCACGGCTTCTTGCGGAGCCGTTCGGTCAGTGCCTCCAGGACGAACGGCGGGACCAGGTGGGAGACGTCGCCGCCCCAGGCCGCGACCTCCTTGACCAGGCTGGAGGAGAGGAAGCTGTAGGTGGGGTTGGTCGGCACGAAGAGCGTCTCCACCCCGGAGAGGCCGTTGTTCATCTGGGCCATCTGGAGTTCGTAGTCGAAGTCGCTGACCGCGCGCAGGCCCTTGACGATGGCCGGGATGTCGCGCTGCTTGCAGAAGTCGACGAGCAGGCCGTGGAACGCCTCGACCTCGACGTTGCCGTAATCGGCGGTGGCCCGCCGGATCAGGTCGATCCGCTCCTCGACCGTGAACAGGCCCTGCTTGGACTGGTTGATCATGACGGCGACATGGACGACGTCGTACAGCTTGGAGGCCCGGGCGATGATGTCCAGGTGCCCGTTGGTGATGGGGTCGAAGGACCCCGGACAGACGGCGCGGCGCAACTTCGTCTCCTCGCTCTCCGGTCCGTTCATGACAGGGTTGCTGACGTCGGTTCGGCGGAAGCCGAAGCGGCGCGACCGTACCAAAGCGTCCCCTCGCCATAGCGACGGGCCCTGATCGCTTCGAATCCGTCCGGCCAGGTGAACGTGCCGCCCCGGGTACTCCGCTCCACGGTGACGAGTGCCTCCGCGGCAAGCCACCCCTGACCACGGAGTGTGAGCAGAATCTCGCGGAGTTCGGCGTCGCCGACCGCGTACGGCGGGTCCAGGAAGACGACGTCGTACGGCTCGCCGGGGGCCGGGGTCGCGGCGGTCTGCTCGGCCTTGCCGGGGCGGACCTCCGCGCCGGGCAGGCCGACCGCCTTGACGTTCTCCCGGATGGTGCGGACGGCGCGGGCATCGGCCTCGACCAGCAGGACGTGCGCGGCGCCACGGGAGAGCGCCTCCAGGCCGACCGCGCCGGAACCGCCGTAGAGGTCGAGCACCCGGGCACCGGCCAGCGGGCCGTCGAGCGACTCCCAGGTGGAGAACATGCCCTCGCGCGCGCGGTCGGAGGTCGGGCGGGTGCCGTTGCCCGGTGGTACGGCGAGGCGGCGGCCGCCGGCCTTACCGGCGATCACGCGGGTCATGGGCCCGTCCTTACGTTGAGCGTGGTCGGAGAGGGGCGGGGCCCGGTGGACTCCGCTCTCCCACGATATGTCCGTCCCCCGAGGGGCGGGTCCGCCCCCGGCATCGCCCGACCGTGATCGTTCTCACGGGCCGGGTGCGGTCGGCCTGTGCCCATGGCTCGACCTTTGTCCGGATTCAGCCCTTGTCCAGATAGCTCTCCCGTTCGTCGTCCAACAGGGCGGACAGTGCGGTCCGCAGTTCGGGGCAGCCGGTCAGCTCCGGGTCGGCGGCGACCAGGGCGGTGGCCTCCTCACGGGCCGCCGTGATCACCTCCTCGTCGTCGATGACCGCGAGCATCCGCAGCGAGGAGCGGACGCCGGACTGCGCCTGGCCCAGGACGTCGCCCTCGCGCCGCTGTTCCAGGTCGATGCGGGAGAGTTCGAAGCCGTCGAGGGTGGCGGCGACCGCGGCGAGCCGGGCGCGGGCCGGACTGGCCTCGGGCATCTCGCTGACCAGCAGGCACAGGCCGGGCGCCGAGCCGCGGCCGACCCGGCCGCGGAGCTGGTGGAGCTGGGAGACGCCGAAGCGGTCCGCGTCCATGATCACCATGACGGTGGCGTTGGGGACGTTGACGCCGACCTCGATGACCGTGGTGGCGACCAGCACGTCCAACTCGCCGGCGGCGAACCGGCGCATCACGTCGTCCTTGTCGTCCGGGGCCATCCGGCCGTGCAGCACCGCCACCCGCAGGCCGGCGAGCGGGCCCTTGCCCAGTTGCTCGGCGATGTCGAGGACGGCCAGCGGGGGGCGCTTCTCGGCCAGGTCCTCCGGCGAACTCGGCTGCGCCGCCGGGTCCTTGGCCTTCTTGCCCTTGGGTGCCGGGGCCTCCTCGTCGTCGCCGATCCGCGGGCAGACCACATACGCCTGGTGGCCGGCGGCCACCTCCTCCCGGACCCGCTCCCAGGCGCGGGCGAGGAAGTGCGGCTTGTCCTTGGCGGGCACCACGTGGCTGGCGATCGGCGAGCGGCCGGCGGGGAGCTGGTCCAGCACCGAGGTCTCCAGGTCGCCGAAGACGGTCATCGCGACCGTCCGCGGGATCGGCGTCGCGGTCATCACCAGCAGGTGCGGCGGTTGCTTGCCCTTGGAGCGCAGGGCGTCGCGCTGCTCGACACCAAAGCGGTGCTGCTCGTCGACGACCACCAGGCCCAGGTCGTGGAACTGCACCACGTCCTCGATCAGCGCATGCGTCCCGATCACGACGCCGGCCTCGCCGGTGACCAGGTCGAGCAGCGCCTGACGGCGGGCCGCGGCGCCCATCGAACCGGTCAGCAGCACCACCTTGGTGCCCTGCTCCGCGCCCCCGAGCAAGCCGCCCTCGGCCAGGTCGCCCATCATCTCCGTGACGGAGCGGTGGTGCTGCTGGGCCAGCACCTCGGTGGGAGCGAGCATCGCCGCCTGGCCACCGCTGTCGACGACGCCGAGCATGGCGCGCAGCGCGACCATGGTGTTGTGGGTGACCGTGAAGTGGTCGGTCACATAGGCGTGGGAGGGGTGCGCGACGCTGATGCACTGGACGGGCCTGCGGCCGACGTGCTCGACGGCCAGGACGGTGCGCCGGAAGGCGTCGCCGCCGGATCCTTCCTCGGGGACCGCGACCGTGACGTCGTGACCGCCGCCGGCCGCCGGGGCGCTGCGGGCCGTGCCGCCCAGGGAGCGCGCCAGCCAGGCGAGGTCGGCGGCCAACGGGGCCGGGGCGGCGCGGAAGAGCCGGGCGGCACCGTCGGTGCCGAGGGGGTCGCCGCCGGCGTCCAACAGGCCGGTGAGCAGCGCCCGGCGGTCCTTGACGGGGGCGTTGCGGTAGGCGTCGGGGACGGCGCGGCCGGCCGGCGCGGCGCCGCCCGCGCCCACGGTGCGGCCCAGCTCGTACGCGTCGAGCGGGCGCGGGCCGCCGTCGTCGAGGTCCACCGGGGTGGCCGGGGCGATCGACCAGCGCGGCCGGCCGTCGTCGTCCAGCAGGTCGGCCCGCAGCGCGCGGGTGGTCAGCACCCGCTCCCCGGTGGCCCTGGACGAGACGATCCACAGGTGCTCGTCGTCGCACTCGACGGTGCTGCCGTCGGACAGCACCAGCCGCCACACCTCCCGCTCGCCCTGCGGGAACACCCCGTCCACCAGGGCGGTCCCGCCGCTGGGCACCACCACTTCGGTGCCCGGCGCCATCTCTCCCATGGGGCGGAAGCCGCGCGGGGTGAGCACCAGGGCGTCCAGCGGCTGGGCCTTGCCGGAGCCGACCTCGCCCTGGAGGAGGCGGTGCATCGGGTGCTCGGTCGCCAGGTCGTCGAAGATCTCCCGGCTGACCTTCGTCTGGCCCTCGGTGAGCGTGAAGGGCAGCCGGGCGTCGAACGCGTCGAGGATGCCGCCCTGGATCAACCTCCGCGGCACGGCGGGGAGTTGGGCGTCGGCGAAGCGGCGGCGGGCGAGCGCGACCTGCAGGACGAACGCCTCGTCCCACTTCAGCCGCGCCCGGGCGTCGGCGATGTCGGCCTTGGTGCCGGGGCGGTGGATCTTCAGCAGCGCCTCGGTGAGCGGGATCAGGGCGCGGCCCTCGCGCAGCCCGGGGGGCAGCGGGTCCACCGCGTCCTGGGCGCTGGGCAGCACCGCGTCCACCGCCTTGGCGATCTTCCAGGAGGCCATCTGCTGGCACGCCGGATAGATCGGCATGAGCTGATTGGCGAAGGCGTCGACGACGCCGTTGTCGGCGTCCCGGTCGAGGAGTTCGTATTCGGGGTGGGCCAGTTGGAGCTTGCGGTTGAAGACCGAGACCTTGCCCGCGAACATCGCGCGCCTCCCGGGCAACAGGTCCTTCTGCGGCTTGTGGATGCCCTTGCCGAAGAAGACCAGCTGGAGCCGGCCGCTGCCGTCCGTGAGCGTCACCTCCAGCCGCTGTCCG is a genomic window containing:
- a CDS encoding cell division initiation protein; this translates as MDVQKKLDDIVAAVGSARSVPMSASCVVNRAELLAMLEEVRGALPGSLAQAQELLGGREQMVEEARAEAERIIESAHSQRGSLISDTEVVRQAQDEADRLLAEARQEAEEIRIQADDYVDSKLANFEVVLTKTIGAVDRGREKLLGRGPGLDEMGHEDVEAPERSADPETLKQRADTYVDAKFGAFQAVLTKTLEAVGRGRDKLQGARPIDELADHLAAQSDPHTAAPPQADADYLAGLAGVTPLQEAPQAVPQEVLHDPQPGYYDGQAVAYQQPDGYPYQQHTEQVPYTQHQDLYGYDWQQPAGQVPQQGYDAGTGYQPSQLPQQPQHVPQAPGTQPAALDETSLFDTSLINLDQLRQYEEGRH
- the coaD gene encoding pantetheine-phosphate adenylyltransferase, giving the protein MNGPESEETKLRRAVCPGSFDPITNGHLDIIARASKLYDVVHVAVMINQSKQGLFTVEERIDLIRRATADYGNVEVEAFHGLLVDFCKQRDIPAIVKGLRAVSDFDYELQMAQMNNGLSGVETLFVPTNPTYSFLSSSLVKEVAAWGGDVSHLVPPFVLEALTERLRKKP
- the rsmD gene encoding 16S rRNA (guanine(966)-N(2))-methyltransferase RsmD, whose amino-acid sequence is MTRVIAGKAGGRRLAVPPGNGTRPTSDRAREGMFSTWESLDGPLAGARVLDLYGGSGAVGLEALSRGAAHVLLVEADARAVRTIRENVKAVGLPGAEVRPGKAEQTAATPAPGEPYDVVFLDPPYAVGDAELREILLTLRGQGWLAAEALVTVERSTRGGTFTWPDGFEAIRARRYGEGTLWYGRAASASAEPTSATLS
- a CDS encoding helicase-related protein — protein: MERVAALDEPLKKILGGTTAKVLAEHLGLETVGDLLHHYPRRYAERGELTRLSDLPLDEHVTVVAQVADARVLTFNHGRGQRLEVTLTDGSGRLQLVFFGKGIHKPQKDLLPGRRAMFAGKVSVFNRKLQLAHPEYELLDRDADNGVVDAFANQLMPIYPACQQMASWKIAKAVDAVLPSAQDAVDPLPPGLREGRALIPLTEALLKIHRPGTKADIADARARLKWDEAFVLQVALARRRFADAQLPAVPRRLIQGGILDAFDARLPFTLTEGQTKVSREIFDDLATEHPMHRLLQGEVGSGKAQPLDALVLTPRGFRPMGEMAPGTEVVVPSGGTALVDGVFPQGEREVWRLVLSDGSTVECDDEHLWIVSSRATGERVLTTRALRADLLDDDGRPRWSIAPATPVDLDDGGPRPLDAYELGRTVGAGGAAPAGRAVPDAYRNAPVKDRRALLTGLLDAGGDPLGTDGAARLFRAAPAPLAADLAWLARSLGGTARSAPAAGGGHDVTVAVPEEGSGGDAFRRTVLAVEHVGRRPVQCISVAHPSHAYVTDHFTVTHNTMVALRAMLGVVDSGGQAAMLAPTEVLAQQHHRSVTEMMGDLAEGGLLGGAEQGTKVVLLTGSMGAAARRQALLDLVTGEAGVVIGTHALIEDVVQFHDLGLVVVDEQHRFGVEQRDALRSKGKQPPHLLVMTATPIPRTVAMTVFGDLETSVLDQLPAGRSPIASHVVPAKDKPHFLARAWERVREEVAAGHQAYVVCPRIGDDEEAPAPKGKKAKDPAAQPSSPEDLAEKRPPLAVLDIAEQLGKGPLAGLRVAVLHGRMAPDDKDDVMRRFAAGELDVLVATTVIEVGVNVPNATVMVIMDADRFGVSQLHQLRGRVGRGSAPGLCLLVSEMPEASPARARLAAVAATLDGFELSRIDLEQRREGDVLGQAQSGVRSSLRMLAVIDDEEVITAAREEATALVAADPELTGCPELRTALSALLDDERESYLDKG